A genomic region of Fusarium falciforme chromosome 4, complete sequence contains the following coding sequences:
- a CDS encoding HUN domain-containing protein produces MAATAADTSMSRYDSSAGELSSPPSGSLSEPGSPSRQASDSRVPQEYDEIVVVSSDGQYQHIGRSHGQGRPPLPLPPQSGTGPPRRYALVDNQWVQLTAAGVPRKKPGRKPGTIVKPRNSDGNEIAKAARKPRKPRDPNAPPMQRKRKIAPADADNEIAADSKSLAAAASSASRQPRVSDVSNVSASSPAQHHQQPASAHQTDQRYSPKIPKREHFGSMQSILNSDPPAERPSSQPQPQSNNSTSMPVRTSGQSYDPIRGNYDPVRETMVSHNPYGSASGSPRAPSQMPNRSPTIASLLGGGDSRSSFQPASNQPRFQAQEPSQPSSPSKEPQAISTPTPSSRSLAQEAKKDPPPPPPPVQRPVIKESNFTTISNGPIKRSSPKQKPHTGVSTPKTDNLDDMQESEGRSILDFGRAKPGEELQAPTIVLSVPIQAGETNRYVNFMRMAEERYGWDALHPRLAANRDRKARIAAAAASLEKAESGRESGDEMSVDLSDAEASNPDNGGTSGPDAQAKPKKKRNFKEDQYDVDDDFVDDSELLWEAQAAASRDGFFVYSGPLVPEVEKPAAGHEGPPKRGRGGRGSRGGGRGASTRGGAGSGRGGGPGSRGGSVTRKPRITKQEKAQREREKAERESMAQLAKTPTHGYSLNPTTPSFAVSELGA; encoded by the exons ATGGCCGCGACAGCTGCCGACACGTCCATGTCGCGATACGACTCGTCAGCCGGCGAGCTGTCATCGCCGCCCTCAGGCTCCCTCTCAGAGCCTGGCTCCCCATCGCGACAAGCTTCGGACAGTCGCGTACCCCAAGAATATGACGAGATCGTTGTTGTTTCAAGCGACGGACAATATCAACACATCGGCCGGAGCCATGGACAAGGCCGGCCCCCGCTTCCCCTGCCACCTCAATCGGGTACCGGGCCTCCCAGGAGATACGCTCTAGTCGACAATCAGTGGGTGCAATTGACGGCTGCAGGTGTCCCCAGAAAGAAGCCCGGCCGCAAGCCGGGAACCATTGTGAAACCTAGAAACTCGGATGGCAACGAAATCGCCAAGGCTGCTCGTAAGCCTCGCAAGCCGCGCGATCCCAATGCACCTCCAATGCAGCGCAAACGCAAGATTGCGCCTGCCGATGCCGACAACGAGATTGCTGCCGATTCAAAGTccctggctgctgctgcatcttCTGCTTCCCGTCAGCCACGTGTTTCGGATGTCTCAAACGTGTCAGCCTCATCACCCGCTCAACATCACCAGCAACCGGCTTCCGCCCACCAGACCGACCAGCGCTATTCGCCCAAGATTCCCAAACGAGAGCACTTTGGTTCTATGCAAAGCATTTTGAACTCGGATCCTCCGGCCGAGCGACCGTCGTCCCAACCACAGCCCCAATCAAACAATTCCACCTCGATGCCTGTTCGCACCAGCGGCCAGAGTTACGATCCTATCCGTGGAAATTACGATCCCGTTCGCGAGACAATGGTTTCTCACAACCCTTACGGCTCTGCTTCTggttctcctcgagctccttctcaAATGCCAAATCGCTCCCCAACCATTGCGAGCTTACTCGGCGGCGGTGATTCTCGTAGCTCATTCCAACCGGCTTCGAATCAGCCCCGTTTCCAAGCACAAGAGCCCTCACAACCATCATCCCCCTCAAAGGAACCCCAGGCAATTTCTACACCTACGCCATCATCACGATCACTTGCccaggaggccaagaaggacccgcctccaccaccaccacctgtCCAGCGCCCAGTTATTAAAGAGTCTAATTTTACAACCATCTCTAACGGCCCTATCAAGCGGTCATCTCCGAAGCAGAAACCTCATACCGGAGTTTCAACTCCCAAGACCGATAACCTCGACGACATGCAGGAAAGCGAGGGTCGATCTATTCTTGACTTTGGGCGAGCGAAGCCTGGTGAAGAACTCCAGGCCCCAACTATTGTCCTCAGCGTCCCGATCCAGGCTGGAGAGACAAATCGCTATGTCAACTTTATGCGCATGGCTGAGGAACGATACGGATGGGACGCGCTCCACCCTCGCCTGGCAGCCAACCGGGACCGCAAGGCTCGAATTGCCGCTGCAGCCGCCTCCCTGGAAAAGGCGGAATCTGGCCGCGAATCGGGTGATGAAATGTCCGTTGATCTCTCCGACGCCGAGGCTAGCAACCCCGACAACGGTGGCACCAGCGGCCCCGACGCCCAGGCCAAGCCTAAGAAGAAGCGTAACTTCAAGGAGGATCAGTATGACGTTGACGACGACTTTGTGGATGACTCGGAGCTTCTGTGGGAGGCCCAGGCGGCGGCCAGCCGTGACGGATTCTTTGTCTACTCTGGACCCCTGGTGCCTGAGGTTGAGAAGCCCGCAGCTGG TCACGAAGGTCCTCCTAAGCGTGGACGTGGTGGACGAGGCAGCCGAGGTGGCGGTAGAGGAGCGTCAACTAGAGGCGGAGCTGGCAGTGGCCGCGGAGGAGGCCCTGGATCTCGCGGAGGCTCAGTGACACGAAAGCCTCGCATCACCAAGCAGGAAAAGGCGCAGCGCGAACGCGAAAAGGCCGAGCGTGAGAGCATGGCGCAGCTGGCTAAGACCCCGACTCACGGCTACTCACTCAACCCGACCACTCCCTCATTTGCCGTCAGCGAATTGGGCGCTTAG